The following proteins come from a genomic window of Frankiales bacterium:
- a CDS encoding response regulator encodes MIVAASPAPPAPLALVVEDEDQIRQVVAAYLERDGFTVIQAADGLDAVTQAEQQQPDVIVLDLMLPGLDGVEVCRRIRTFSDTYIVMVTARTEEVDTLIGLSVGADDYMTKPFSPRELVARIRTIMRRPRNQPQPGRRCGGLIIDPDARQVTLDGELVDLTRTEFDILDVLSANPRHVHPRERLVDDVWGPGWVGDPRLVDVHVSHIRAKLGDDISDPRFIVTVRGVGFRMGTG; translated from the coding sequence CTGATCGTGGCCGCGTCACCTGCACCGCCGGCCCCGCTGGCCCTGGTTGTCGAGGACGAGGACCAGATCCGCCAGGTCGTTGCCGCCTACCTCGAGCGCGACGGTTTCACCGTGATCCAGGCCGCCGACGGCCTCGACGCAGTGACCCAGGCGGAGCAGCAGCAACCCGACGTGATCGTCCTCGACCTCATGCTGCCAGGTCTCGACGGCGTCGAAGTCTGCCGTCGCATCAGGACGTTCTCCGACACGTACATCGTCATGGTCACCGCACGAACCGAGGAGGTCGATACTCTGATCGGCCTGTCGGTAGGCGCCGACGACTACATGACCAAACCCTTCAGCCCCCGCGAGCTCGTGGCACGGATCCGCACGATCATGCGACGCCCACGCAACCAGCCACAACCCGGACGCCGCTGCGGGGGGCTCATAATCGACCCCGACGCGCGTCAAGTCACCCTAGACGGAGAGCTCGTCGACCTCACCCGCACCGAGTTCGACATCCTCGACGTGCTATCCGCGAACCCCCGCCATGTCCATCCTCGCGAAAGGCTGGTCGACGACGTCTGGGGACCGGGTTGGGTGGGCGACCCGCGGCTGGTCGACGTGCACGTCTCCCACATTCGCGCGAAGCTCGGCGACGACATCAGCGACCCGAGGTTCATCGTCACGGTCCGCGGTGTTGGTTTCCGGATGGGCACCGGATGA
- a CDS encoding HAMP domain-containing protein, with the protein MNARTPGIRLGIRLLLAMSLVVVAGAGTLLVVSLLTAPGVFQRHLSEAGVHLSDDVTMHVDEGFATALLVSITAGVLAAVAVAAIVSGIVAGRVTAPIQQIAVATANLAAGDYSSRVQQPRLGPELETLAESVNALAQRLEDNEARREQLVTDLAHELRTPITAITSTVEAIHDGVLPADDAVLDALASQSGRLARLVDDLSAISRADEHAFTIRPQPIDLADAARAAIHHNHVRFAAARVGLHTVAPNPVPVVADADRCVEIIDQLLENALRHTRPGDDVSLSVDTLKASGRVRVTDTGDGFPPGEAELIFERFHRGSASPGHGVGLTIARSLANAQDGSLDAVSPGPGLGATFTLSLPRREL; encoded by the coding sequence ATGAACGCACGTACCCCGGGCATTCGACTCGGAATTCGGCTACTGCTGGCGATGAGCCTGGTCGTCGTGGCCGGCGCCGGCACCCTGCTCGTCGTGTCGCTACTCACCGCCCCCGGCGTCTTCCAACGCCACCTGTCCGAAGCGGGCGTCCACCTCTCCGACGACGTCACGATGCACGTCGACGAAGGCTTCGCGACCGCCTTGCTGGTCTCCATCACCGCAGGGGTCCTGGCAGCCGTGGCCGTTGCAGCGATCGTGTCGGGCATCGTCGCCGGACGAGTCACCGCACCCATCCAGCAGATCGCCGTTGCCACGGCCAACCTCGCCGCCGGTGACTACTCGTCACGGGTGCAGCAGCCTCGCCTAGGCCCGGAGCTGGAGACCCTCGCGGAGTCCGTCAACGCCTTGGCGCAACGACTCGAGGACAATGAGGCCAGACGCGAGCAGCTGGTCACCGACCTGGCGCACGAGCTCCGAACACCGATCACCGCCATAACCAGCACCGTGGAGGCCATCCACGACGGAGTCCTGCCCGCCGACGACGCCGTCCTCGATGCCCTCGCGAGCCAAAGCGGTCGGCTCGCCCGCCTCGTCGACGACCTCTCCGCCATCTCGCGCGCAGATGAGCACGCCTTCACCATCCGACCACAACCGATCGACCTCGCCGACGCCGCGCGCGCTGCGATACATCACAACCACGTGCGCTTCGCCGCCGCCCGCGTAGGGCTGCACACCGTGGCCCCCAATCCCGTGCCGGTGGTGGCTGACGCAGACCGCTGTGTCGAGATCATCGACCAACTCCTCGAAAATGCACTACGTCACACCCGCCCCGGCGACGACGTCTCACTGTCCGTCGACACGCTGAAGGCATCAGGACGAGTCCGCGTCACCGACACAGGCGACGGGTTCCCGCCCGGCGAGGCAGAACTGATCTTCGAGCGATTCCACCGCGGGTCCGCGAGTCCCGGGCACGGCGTAGGGTTGACCATTGCACGGTCCCTGGCCAACGCCCAAGACGGCAGTCTCGACGCCGTCAGCCCAGGCCCCGGACTAGGAGCTACATTCACGCTTTCTCTCCCACGTCGGGAGCTCTGA